The Rhinopithecus roxellana isolate Shanxi Qingling chromosome 13, ASM756505v1, whole genome shotgun sequence genome contains a region encoding:
- the PROCR gene encoding endothelial protein C receptor yields MLTTLLPILLLSDWAFCSQDASDGLQSLHMLQISYFRDPYHVWYQGNASLGGHLTHVLEGPGTNATILQLQPLQEPESWARMQSGLQSYLLEFHGLVRLVHQERTLAFPLTIRCFLGCELPPEGSRAHVFFEVAVNGSSFLSFRPETALWQADTQVPSKVVTFILQQLNAYNRTRYELREFLEDTCVQYVQKHISTENMKGSQTSRSYTSLVLGVLVGSFIIAGVAVGIFLCTGGRRC; encoded by the exons ATGTTGACAACATTACTGCCGATACTGCTGCTGTCTGACTGGGCCTTTTGTAGCCAAGACGCCTCAGATG GCCTCCAAAGCCTTCACATGCTCCAGATCTCCTACTTCCGCGACCCCTATCACGTGTGGTACCAGGGCAACGCGTCGCTGGGGGGACACCTGACGCACGTGCTGGAAGGCCCAGGCACCAACGCCACGATCCTCCAGCTGCAGCCCTTGCAGGAGCCCGAGAGCTGGGCGCGCATGCAGAGTGGCCTGCAGTCCTACCTGCTAGAGTTCCACGGCCTCGTGCGCCTGGTGCACCAGGAGCGGACCTTGGCCT TTCCTCTGACCATCCGCTGCTTCCTGGGCTGTGAGCTGCCTCCCGAGGGCTCTAGAGCCCATGTCTTCTTCGAAGTGGCGGTGAACGGGAGTTCCTTTTTGAGTTTCCGGCCGGAGACAGCCTTGTGGCAGGCAGACACCCAGGTCCCCTCCAAAGTGGTCACCTTCATCTTGCAGCAGCTCAATGCCTACAACCGCACTCGTTATGAACTGCGGGAATTCCTGGAGGACACCTGTGTGCAGTATGTGCAGAAACATATTTCCACAGAAAACATGAAAG GGAGCCAAACAAGCCGCTCCTACACTTCGCTGGTCCTGGGCGTCCTGGTGGGCAGTTTCATCATTGCTGGTGTGGCTGTAGGCATCTTCCTGTGCACAGGTGGACGGCGATGTTGA